One part of the Deltaproteobacteria bacterium genome encodes these proteins:
- a CDS encoding MFS transporter has translation MSIAEPSGAPRDAAHAPSRHERVIARLDAAGTHPSWVLWASLAGMFATTFPVTILTVSLVPIAQEFGARETTMAWVISAPMLFSAVTMPLLGKLGDLHGHRRAFLLGTAGSTAAAFLTALAWDAPSLIGLRTLAAVLGGATQPAAMALIFSVTASNRRVQAMGWWSMTTAGAPALGLVAG, from the coding sequence ATGAGCATCGCCGAACCGAGCGGAGCGCCGCGCGACGCTGCGCACGCTCCCTCCCGCCACGAGCGCGTGATCGCGCGCCTCGACGCCGCCGGCACCCACCCGAGCTGGGTGCTGTGGGCGTCGCTCGCGGGCATGTTCGCGACGACCTTTCCGGTCACGATCCTGACCGTCTCGCTGGTGCCGATCGCCCAGGAGTTCGGGGCGCGCGAGACCACGATGGCGTGGGTGATCTCGGCGCCGATGCTGTTCTCGGCGGTGACGATGCCGTTGCTCGGGAAGCTCGGCGACCTCCACGGACACCGCCGCGCGTTCCTGCTCGGGACGGCGGGCTCGACGGCCGCAGCCTTCCTCACCGCCCTGGCCTGGGACGCACCGTCCCTGATCGGCCTGCGCACGCTCGCGGCGGTGCTCGGCGGGGCCACCCAGCCCGCCGCGATGGCGCTGATCTTCAGCGTCACCGCCTCGAACCGGCGCGTGCAGGCGATGGGCTGGTGGTCGATGACGACCGCGGGGGCGCCCGCACTCGGGCTCGTCGCGGG
- a CDS encoding crotonase/enoyl-CoA hydratase family protein, protein MSSPAVLVEREGPILVVTLNRPEKKNAVNSEAMCRLYDAWLELDRDDALRVAILTGRGDTFCAGMDLAEIGKLQSGVSDNEWIARVRREPQVIFGAWLKTYRPAKPVILAAEGFARAGGTEILQGTDIRVAGRSARFGVTEVQRGLFPMAGSAVRLRRQIPYAIAAEMLLAGEDLPAQRAWELGLVNHLVPDGEALAKAKEIALRIAANGPLAVRALVAVLRATETLPEEKAFEIEQQHGMRVMMSKDAVEGPRAFLEKRKPDFTGT, encoded by the coding sequence GTGTCGTCACCCGCCGTCCTCGTCGAACGCGAGGGACCGATCCTCGTCGTCACGCTCAACCGCCCCGAGAAGAAGAACGCGGTGAACTCGGAGGCGATGTGCCGGCTCTACGACGCCTGGCTCGAGCTCGATCGCGACGACGCCCTGCGCGTCGCGATCCTGACCGGCCGGGGCGACACCTTCTGCGCGGGCATGGACCTCGCGGAGATCGGCAAGCTCCAGTCGGGCGTCAGCGACAACGAGTGGATCGCGCGGGTGCGCCGGGAGCCGCAGGTGATCTTCGGCGCCTGGCTGAAGACCTACCGGCCCGCCAAGCCGGTGATCCTCGCGGCCGAGGGCTTCGCGCGCGCGGGCGGCACCGAGATCCTGCAGGGCACCGACATCCGCGTCGCCGGCCGCAGCGCGCGCTTCGGCGTGACGGAGGTCCAGCGCGGGCTCTTTCCGATGGCGGGCTCGGCGGTGCGGCTGCGCCGCCAGATCCCCTACGCGATCGCGGCCGAGATGCTGCTCGCGGGCGAGGACCTGCCGGCGCAGCGCGCCTGGGAGCTCGGGCTCGTGAACCACCTGGTGCCCGACGGCGAGGCGCTCGCGAAGGCGAAGGAGATCGCGCTCCGCATCGCCGCCAACGGCCCGCTCGCGGTGCGGGCGCTGGTTGCGGTGCTCCGGGCGACCGAGACGCTGCCCGAGGAGAAGGCCTTCGAGATCGAGCAGCAGCACGGCATGCGGGTGATGATGTCCAAGGATGCCGTCGAGGGGCCGCGCGCCTTCCTCGAGAAGCGCAAGCCGGACTTCACCGGGACCTGA
- a CDS encoding CCXG family PEP-CTERM protein, with product MRIRSAATLLLAFTGVVLAATGARALSLQAAFRSSTYQVTPGDTYADLMAAHLAGAPLASVTTTALANVSAQVEAGVGTNYSILLSADLTPSVSGAFAFQVGADWGRGGVAAVLDADGAVLQELVRSDDIWWSNNWNHPDVFTTSVNLTAGSAYTLVWLGFEGCCGGVTTIRFSYEGSPFVPVDETNLAPLTVPEPASLLLLVLGATGLARRQGA from the coding sequence ATGCGCATCCGATCCGCCGCCACTCTCCTCCTCGCCTTCACCGGCGTCGTCCTCGCGGCGACCGGAGCCCGGGCGCTCTCCCTCCAGGCCGCCTTCCGCAGCTCGACCTACCAGGTGACACCGGGCGACACCTACGCCGACCTGATGGCGGCACACCTCGCCGGGGCGCCGCTCGCCTCCGTCACGACGACGGCCCTCGCGAACGTCTCGGCGCAGGTCGAGGCGGGGGTCGGCACGAACTACAGCATCCTGCTGTCTGCGGACCTGACGCCCAGCGTCTCCGGCGCCTTCGCCTTCCAGGTCGGCGCCGACTGGGGCCGGGGCGGCGTGGCCGCGGTCCTCGACGCCGACGGCGCGGTCCTGCAGGAGCTCGTCCGCAGCGACGACATCTGGTGGTCGAACAACTGGAACCATCCCGACGTGTTCACCACCTCCGTGAACCTGACGGCTGGCTCCGCCTACACGCTCGTGTGGCTCGGCTTCGAGGGCTGCTGCGGCGGCGTGACGACGATCCGCTTCTCCTACGAGGGCTCCCCCTTCGTGCCCGTCGACGAGACCAACCTCGCGCCGCTCACCGTCCCCGAGCCGGCGAGCCTGCTGCTCCTCGTGCTCGGCGCGACGGGGCTCGCCCGCCGGCAGGGCGCCTGA
- a CDS encoding glycine zipper domain-containing protein — protein sequence MDRRILAFALALTLAAGGLAGCANLTPAEQRALSGGAIGAAGGALIGAAAGKPATGAAIGGAAGATGGYLYERQRQNRYDRY from the coding sequence ATGGATCGCCGCATCCTCGCGTTCGCGCTCGCGCTCACCCTCGCAGCCGGCGGGCTCGCCGGCTGCGCCAACCTGACGCCGGCCGAGCAGCGCGCGCTCTCGGGCGGCGCGATCGGCGCGGCCGGCGGCGCCCTGATCGGCGCCGCCGCGGGCAAGCCCGCCACCGGCGCCGCGATCGGGGGCGCCGCCGGAGCGACCGGCGGCTACCTCTACGAGCGCCAGCGCCAGAACCGCTACGACCGCTACTAG
- a CDS encoding PEP-CTERM sorting domain-containing protein — MPRVLPAAAALLTAFTLASEARAVPFAMGCITNNDAGDCTIAEDQITLDVTDAGGGNVAIELSNAAGEDAVIAAVYFDGDVLDAIVSITNDPPGVEFSTGGAPPNLPGGNPVGFDADLLATADAPPPQNGVGPGEALTITLSIAPGSDFDDVLAALASTDLRVGIHVIAFESGGSESLVNVPEPGALALIALAGAALAGRSLRR, encoded by the coding sequence ATGCCCCGCGTGTTGCCTGCTGCCGCTGCCCTGCTGACCGCCTTCACCCTGGCCTCCGAGGCCCGCGCCGTGCCGTTCGCGATGGGATGCATCACGAACAACGACGCCGGCGACTGCACGATCGCGGAGGACCAGATCACCCTCGACGTGACGGATGCCGGAGGCGGCAACGTCGCCATCGAGCTCTCGAACGCCGCCGGTGAGGACGCCGTGATCGCCGCGGTCTACTTCGACGGCGACGTGCTCGACGCGATCGTCTCGATCACGAACGACCCGCCGGGCGTGGAGTTCTCTACAGGCGGGGCCCCGCCCAACCTGCCCGGCGGCAACCCGGTCGGCTTCGACGCCGATCTGCTCGCCACCGCCGACGCTCCACCGCCCCAGAACGGCGTCGGGCCCGGCGAGGCGCTCACGATCACGCTCTCGATCGCGCCGGGCTCGGACTTCGACGACGTCCTCGCGGCCCTCGCCAGCACGGACCTGCGCGTCGGGATCCACGTGATCGCCTTCGAGTCGGGCGGCAGCGAGTCGCTCGTCAACGTGCCCGAGCCCGGGGCCCTGGCGCTGATCGCCCTGGCGGGCGCCGCGCTCGCCGGGAGATCGCTCCGCCGCTAG